The Alphaproteobacteria bacterium DNA window CCAAGAAGCACGATCAAATCGTCACCCGCAAGAGCGGTCAGACCGGACGGCTACGTCATCGAACACCATCAGAAGCCTGATCAAGCGCGGCCTGATCGCCGAACGGAACGCGGCTCCCGATGACGCGGTCTGGCGCGAAACCGGTGATGTCCGTCTGACACTTGTCATTACCGGCCCCGGCCTTGCCGCAATCGGCGTCGATCCGGTGGAAGCGCCTTCGGATAGCGCCACGAAGCCAACGCGCAAGCACAGCAAACAGACGATGCTGATCGACCTGCTGAAGCGTCCCGATGGCGCCAGTATCGACGAATTGAGCCTGGCCCTGGACTGGCAGGCCCATTCGGTGCGTGGCGCCATCAGCGGCGCCTTGAAGAAGAAGCTCGGCTTCACGGTAATGTCCGAGGCGAACGCCACGCGCGGCCGCGTTTATCGCATCGCGGCGGAGGGCTGAACCATGTGCCGCAACAAACCCGTCGCCGATCATGATCCGAACGTGAGCCCCTGTTTGCAGCAACCCCTGCGCACTTGTGAAGCGGCCCCGCGCGATCTGCTGCGTGCCGAACCGAATCGGGAACATGGAAAGAAAACACCCGGCCAAATTCAATGCGCCAACCCGGCCCGCGAAGCCTATCCGCATGACGGGCAGGAATAGCGCCTCCGATCCGGAGCGGGAGATCGCCCTGTTGAGCGATCTCCCGTATGCGGGTCTGGTCGCGTGCTGGCTGTCCAGGCTGGGTACACGGCCACCCAAAGGCCTGAGCCGCAAGCTATTGCTGCTGGCGCTCGCCTATCGGATACAGGCGGATGCTTTCGGCGATCTCGATTCAAGAACGGACCGCTGTTTGCGTGCTGTCGTATCGGGCGACCGGGAAGCGCTGCCGCCTCGGGTTCCGTCAACGCCGGTTTTAAAACCCGGCATGCGGTTGATGCGGGAATGGAACGGACGCACCCATGTGGTTGACGTGACCGAGACCGGGCTCCTGTGGAACGAACAGACCTATACCTCGCTCTCCGCCATCGCCTGCGCCATCACCGGCGCGCTGGTCCGGACCGCGCTTCTTCGGCTTGCGAGGAAAACA harbors:
- a CDS encoding DUF3489 domain-containing protein, with amino-acid sequence QEARSNRHPQERSDRTATSSNTIRSLIKRGLIAERNAAPDDAVWRETGDVRLTLVITGPGLAAIGVDPVEAPSDSATKPTRKHSKQTMLIDLLKRPDGASIDELSLALDWQAHSVRGAISGALKKKLGFTVMSEANATRGRVYRIAAEG